A window of Bacillus toyonensis BCT-7112 genomic DNA:
CGGTAATTTAATTGCTTATAAGGGCGCAAATAGAAACACGAAAACATGGCTTACAGGAAACGATGAGCGTGTTTGTAAAGAATGTGGTGGTTTACATTGGGAAACGGTAGATATTGATGATCTATTCAGCAATGGAAAGATGTGTCCGCCAGCTCATCCACATTGCCGCTGCACTATGATTTCAGAAGAGTAGTAAAATACACCTATTTGATTGGGGTTTCATCGTCAAAACGTATACGGCTTTAAATTGGCTGCTATGCGTTTTGACAGTGGAACCCCAATATTTATAGGGAAGGAGGTAAAACGATGGGATACGAACTAAAAAACGCCAATATCAGTTATATTTCACTAGTTACAAAGGGCGCAAACGGTCGTCAATTTGCCATTATGAAAAGTGAATCTGCTAAACAACCTAATATATCAAAGCAAGTTCCAATCCTTAAAACAGAAGAAGAGAAGCAGCTTGTTACAGGTGTTGTATATGAACCAGATGTAGAAGATTCACATGGGGATATTATGACCGCAGAAGAAATAGAAAAGGCTGCTTATACCTTTATGGAAAATTACCAACACATCGACAAGCAACATGATGAAATCGCTGGTAAAGGGACTGTGGTTGAAAACTGGATTGCTAAAAGTGATATGACAGTAGGCGAACAAGAAGTAAAAGCAGGAACGTGGCTTATGACTGTTCGTGTTGATGATGCAGAAACCTGGGAAGAAATAAAAAAAGGTGAAGTCACTGGTTTTTCTATGGGTGGATTTGGTGAACGTGTTGAAATTGCCAAGACTGATGATTTTACTCATGAAGATAAAGGCCTTATTCGAAAAATTCTAGATTTCGTTAAAGGTGAAACTCACAAAATCGCAAAAGGTGAAGTAAAAGACCGCTTTGTTGATGAAAAACAAAAGCGTGATTTGCGGGCTGTTTTTAATTTATTTGAAGATGTGTTCTATTGGGAGATTTGGGAAAGTAACCCCGATATCGACCGTATGGCAGCTGCTCTTGATGATATGAAGGACATACTTTCTTCTATTAAAGGCGGTTATACCATTGCGAAATCAGAGGACAGTGTACAAGCAGAAAGCATTGTTTTAGAAAGTATTAAAAAAGCTGGGAAGGTATTATCCCAAAAGAATCATACAAAATTAGATGAAGCATTAGCTTTAATTACTGA
This region includes:
- a CDS encoding XkdF-like putative serine protease domain-containing protein → MGYELKNANISYISLVTKGANGRQFAIMKSESAKQPNISKQVPILKTEEEKQLVTGVVYEPDVEDSHGDIMTAEEIEKAAYTFMENYQHIDKQHDEIAGKGTVVENWIAKSDMTVGEQEVKAGTWLMTVRVDDAETWEEIKKGEVTGFSMGGFGERVEIAKTDDFTHEDKGLIRKILDFVKGETHKIAKGEVKDRFVDEKQKRDLRAVFNLFEDVFYWEIWESNPDIDRMAAALDDMKDILSSIKGGYTIAKSEDSVQAESIVLESIKKAGKVLSQKNHTKLDEALALITEIKEAASPQEEDEMKAEDIAEIVKQAVEPLATKLEKIEKQVNGEEVEPTPEEQTDEEKVAAVIQKALAPFAERLENIENAASIRKGLDPDEEFTPGQQSIKKSKWAGINL